A genomic stretch from Sulfurihydrogenibium azorense Az-Fu1 includes:
- a CDS encoding outer membrane beta-barrel protein codes for MKKVLGLAAAGLLATTAANAGQITVANTDITLFGGVSAAYNAQDNDHVLSLGGFSKDGFSVNNVIVGLTKPAQDGGIGFTAAFGSWEAPTVVASSDVVNGRFIGLNLIGHGKTTEFKPWLAFVTYKPVAGLSVDAGLLWANFGERPVTILNPHITRGVLFTANPVVMAGARASYDAGIAKVYVGTGKVGAQLMKPFYENFLIVIPKTYIEAGITGNLKQVGLPVDVGLHTYNEAGGRDIYALTAGGDLGIVSLGLEVNYFKADKVLKAAQGNSDSAWGAALCANVKPMAGIQIPVRIEYADAKKSQLIPTIADTINGNSVWTFTITPTYNPTKNTFIRAEVSYVNSRHHTLWWCICSLQRSRQ; via the coding sequence ATGAAGAAAGTATTAGGATTAGCAGCAGCGGGATTACTCGCTACAACTGCAGCAAACGCAGGACAAATCACAGTAGCAAACACAGACATCACACTCTTTGGTGGTGTATCTGCAGCTTACAACGCTCAAGACAATGATCACGTATTATCACTTGGAGGTTTTTCTAAAGACGGCTTCTCTGTTAACAACGTGATAGTTGGATTAACAAAACCGGCTCAAGATGGTGGAATAGGCTTTACAGCTGCATTTGGTTCTTGGGAAGCTCCAACTGTAGTTGCAAGTTCTGATGTTGTGAATGGAAGATTTATAGGTTTAAATTTAATAGGCCACGGCAAAACTACAGAATTCAAACCATGGCTTGCGTTTGTTACTTACAAACCGGTTGCAGGTTTATCAGTTGATGCAGGTTTACTTTGGGCTAACTTCGGTGAAAGACCAGTTACAATCCTAAACCCTCATATCACAAGAGGTGTATTATTTACAGCTAACCCAGTTGTAATGGCAGGTGCAAGAGCTTCTTACGATGCAGGAATTGCTAAAGTTTACGTAGGTACTGGTAAAGTTGGGGCTCAATTAATGAAACCTTTCTATGAAAACTTCTTAATAGTTATACCTAAAACTTATATAGAAGCAGGTATTACAGGAAACTTAAAACAAGTTGGATTACCTGTTGATGTAGGCTTACACACTTACAACGAAGCTGGTGGAAGAGATATCTATGCTTTAACTGCTGGTGGAGACCTTGGAATAGTATCTCTCGGATTAGAAGTTAACTACTTTAAAGCTGATAAAGTATTAAAAGCTGCTCAAGGAAATAGTGATTCTGCATGGGGTGCAGCTCTCTGTGCTAACGTAAAACCAATGGCAGGTATTCAAATACCTGTAAGGATAGAGTATGCTGACGCTAAGAAGTCTCAATTAATACCTACAATAGCTGATACTATAAACGGTAACTCTGTATGGACATTTACAATAACTCCAACTTACAACCCAACTAAAAACACATTCATAAGAGCAGAAGTTTCTTATGTAAATTCCAGACATCACACTCTTTGGTGGTGTATCTGCAGCTTACAACGCTCAAGACAATGA
- a CDS encoding outer membrane beta-barrel protein has protein sequence MTLFGGVSAAYNAQDNDHVLSLGGFSKDGFSVNNVIVGLTKPAQDGGIGFTAAFGSWEAPTVVASSDVVNGRFIGLNLIGHGKTTEFKPWLAFVTYKPVAGLSVDAGLLWANFGERPVTILNPHITRGVLFTANPVVMAGARASYDAGIAKVYVGTGKVGAQLMKPFYENFLIVIPKTYIEAGITGNLKQVGLPVDVGLHTYNEAGGRDIYALTAGGDLGIVSLGLEVNYFKADKVLKAAQGNSDSAWGAALCANVKPMAGIQIPVRIEYADAKKSQLIPTIADTINGNSVWTFTITPTYNPTKNTFIRAEVSYVNSDKNIFVNDKGNPKDSRTTGAVELGFLF, from the coding sequence ATCACACTCTTTGGTGGTGTATCTGCAGCTTACAACGCTCAAGACAATGATCACGTATTATCACTTGGAGGTTTTTCTAAAGACGGCTTCTCTGTTAACAACGTGATAGTTGGATTAACAAAACCGGCTCAAGATGGTGGAATAGGCTTTACAGCTGCATTTGGTTCTTGGGAAGCTCCAACTGTAGTTGCAAGTTCTGATGTTGTGAATGGAAGATTTATAGGTTTAAATTTAATAGGCCACGGCAAAACTACAGAATTCAAACCATGGCTTGCGTTTGTTACTTACAAACCGGTTGCAGGTTTATCAGTTGATGCAGGTTTACTTTGGGCTAACTTCGGTGAAAGACCAGTTACAATCCTAAACCCTCATATCACAAGAGGTGTATTATTTACAGCTAACCCAGTTGTAATGGCAGGTGCAAGAGCTTCTTACGATGCAGGAATTGCTAAAGTTTACGTAGGTACTGGTAAAGTTGGGGCTCAATTAATGAAACCTTTCTATGAAAACTTCTTAATAGTTATACCTAAAACTTATATAGAAGCAGGTATTACAGGAAACTTAAAACAAGTTGGATTACCTGTTGATGTAGGCTTACACACTTACAACGAAGCTGGTGGAAGAGATATCTATGCTTTAACTGCTGGTGGAGACCTTGGAATAGTATCTCTCGGATTAGAAGTTAACTACTTTAAAGCTGATAAAGTATTAAAAGCTGCTCAAGGAAATAGTGATTCTGCATGGGGTGCAGCTCTCTGTGCTAACGTAAAACCAATGGCAGGTATTCAAATACCTGTAAGGATAGAGTATGCTGACGCTAAGAAGTCTCAATTAATACCTACAATAGCTGATACTATAAACGGTAACTCTGTATGGACATTTACAATAACTCCAACTTACAACCCAACTAAAAACACATTCATAAGAGCAGAAGTTTCTTATGTAAATTCTGATAAAAATATTTTTGTAAATGATAAAGGAAACCCTAAAGATAGCAGAACAACTGGAGCTGTTGAGTTAGGATTCTTATTCTAA
- a CDS encoding ATP-binding protein, whose amino-acid sequence MKKLPIGIQSFKSIREDNYYYVDKTPFVKKLVDNGKYFFLSRPRRFGKSLFVDTLKQAFLGNKQLFEGLYLENNWDWSKKYPVIHIDFGGGVIKDSQDLKEWIIRQLKRHTLTYNILVEDTDNVRFMFTDIIFNLYNTYENPVVVLVDEYDKPILDKIEEQQKVIEIREVLKDFYSVLKTAEPYLKFVFLTGVSRFSKVSIFSGLNQLNDITIDLRFSTICGYTQSELETVFADRLEGIDLEKLKYWYNGYNWLGDKVYNPFDILLFFDKKEFRPYWFETGTPTFLVKLFYKNRYYLPNLENLEADEGIISNLDVDNVKVENILFQSGYLTIKDTYTLGDEMYYLLSYPNFEVRTSFNKAFLNYIDRVGLSYRPESQIYRSIQENNLDKLKDTLYSFFVSIPNDWYRKNDLDSYEGFYASVVYALFTGSGLNTKAEDTTNIGKIDLTVFYQDKAYIIEFKVVEKEAESKALNQIKEKKYYEKYTGSCKEIYLVGIEFSKEKRNIVYFEYEKLK is encoded by the coding sequence ATGAAAAAACTACCAATAGGAATACAAAGCTTTAAAAGTATTAGAGAAGATAACTACTACTATGTAGACAAAACTCCTTTTGTTAAAAAGTTAGTAGATAATGGAAAGTATTTCTTCCTAAGCAGACCAAGGAGATTTGGAAAGTCTCTCTTTGTTGATACTCTAAAACAGGCTTTTTTAGGTAATAAACAGCTGTTTGAAGGATTATACTTAGAGAATAACTGGGATTGGAGTAAAAAATATCCCGTTATACATATAGATTTTGGCGGTGGTGTAATCAAAGACTCCCAAGACCTAAAAGAGTGGATAATAAGACAGTTAAAACGTCATACATTAACCTATAACATCTTAGTAGAAGATACAGACAATGTAAGATTTATGTTTACAGACATTATATTTAATCTATACAATACATATGAAAATCCTGTTGTAGTATTAGTTGACGAATACGACAAACCGATATTAGACAAAATAGAAGAACAGCAAAAAGTAATTGAAATAAGAGAAGTCTTAAAAGACTTCTACAGCGTATTAAAGACAGCGGAGCCTTATCTAAAGTTTGTATTTTTAACAGGCGTGTCAAGATTTTCAAAGGTATCTATATTCAGCGGTTTAAATCAATTAAATGATATTACTATAGATTTAAGATTTTCTACTATTTGCGGATATACTCAGTCAGAGCTTGAAACTGTATTTGCTGACAGATTGGAAGGGATAGACTTAGAAAAACTAAAATACTGGTATAACGGCTATAATTGGCTTGGAGATAAAGTTTATAATCCTTTTGATATCTTACTATTTTTTGATAAGAAAGAATTTAGACCATACTGGTTTGAAACTGGAACTCCAACCTTTTTAGTTAAATTGTTTTACAAAAATAGGTATTATCTACCAAACTTAGAAAACTTGGAAGCTGATGAAGGAATTATTTCTAATCTTGACGTGGATAATGTAAAAGTTGAAAATATCTTATTCCAAAGTGGATATTTGACTATAAAAGATACTTACACTCTTGGAGATGAGATGTATTATCTTTTGAGTTATCCTAATTTTGAGGTAAGAACAAGTTTTAACAAGGCATTTTTAAACTACATTGATAGAGTTGGACTAAGCTACAGACCAGAGTCTCAAATTTACAGAAGTATACAAGAAAACAATTTAGACAAATTAAAAGACACTCTATACAGCTTCTTTGTAAGCATACCAAACGACTGGTATAGGAAGAATGATTTAGACAGTTATGAAGGGTTTTACGCATCAGTGGTATATGCACTATTTACAGGAAGTGGTTTAAACACAAAAGCAGAAGATACAACAAATATAGGGAAGATAGATTTAACAGTATTTTATCAAGATAAAGCTTATATTATAGAGTTTAAAGTGGTAGAGAAAGAAGCTGAAAGCAAGGCTTTAAATCAGATAAAAGAGAAGAAGTATTATGAAAAGTATACAGGCAGCTGCAAAGAGATTTATTTAGTTGGGATAGAGTTTAGTAAGGAAAAAAGGAATATAGTTTATTTTGAATATGAGAAGTTAAAATAA
- the ychF gene encoding redox-regulated ATPase YchF: protein MKMNVGIVGLPNVGKSTIFNALTETAKASVANYPFCTIDPNVGIVNVPDERLYKLAEIEKSKNIVPATIEFVDIAGLVRGASKGEGLGNQFLANIRQVSAIAHVVRCFDDPDIIHVEGSVNPVRDAEIIETELILADLQSIEKRLEKSTKAAKTGSKEAKFEVEVLEKAKAILEDLKPLRTNTDKFEKEELEWLNKTLFPITIKPLMYVANIPEEDLPDGKNNPYLQQLKEKAEKEGSPVVVLCGKVEQELIELPKEERKEFLNALGLEEPGLNKMIKTGYSLLGLITYFTAGEKEARAWTIKKGTKAPQAAGEIHSDIERGFIAAEIINYEDLIKIGSIQKAKELGLVRIEGKDYEVKDGDVIYFRFNV, encoded by the coding sequence ATGAAGATGAATGTAGGAATAGTAGGACTTCCAAACGTAGGAAAATCTACAATATTTAACGCACTTACAGAAACAGCAAAAGCTTCCGTTGCAAACTATCCTTTTTGTACGATAGACCCAAATGTAGGAATAGTAAACGTTCCAGATGAAAGACTTTACAAGTTAGCAGAAATTGAAAAAAGTAAAAACATAGTCCCAGCAACTATAGAGTTTGTTGATATAGCAGGACTTGTAAGAGGAGCAAGTAAAGGAGAGGGACTTGGAAATCAGTTTTTAGCAAATATTAGACAAGTCTCAGCCATAGCACACGTAGTAAGATGTTTTGATGACCCAGACATAATACACGTAGAAGGGTCTGTAAACCCTGTAAGAGATGCCGAGATAATAGAAACAGAGCTTATTCTTGCAGACTTACAGTCTATAGAAAAAAGATTGGAAAAATCAACAAAAGCAGCAAAAACAGGCAGTAAAGAAGCAAAGTTTGAAGTTGAAGTGTTAGAAAAAGCAAAAGCAATTTTAGAAGATTTAAAACCTCTTAGAACAAACACAGACAAATTTGAAAAAGAAGAGTTAGAATGGTTAAATAAAACTCTTTTTCCTATAACTATAAAACCATTAATGTATGTAGCAAACATACCGGAAGAAGACCTTCCAGACGGTAAAAATAACCCTTACTTACAACAACTAAAAGAAAAAGCAGAGAAAGAAGGATCTCCTGTAGTTGTACTATGTGGTAAAGTAGAACAGGAATTAATAGAACTTCCAAAAGAAGAGAGAAAAGAGTTTTTAAACGCTCTTGGCTTAGAAGAACCGGGACTTAACAAAATGATAAAAACCGGATACTCTTTACTTGGACTTATTACCTACTTTACAGCAGGAGAAAAAGAAGCAAGAGCTTGGACTATTAAAAAAGGCACAAAAGCCCCTCAAGCAGCAGGAGAAATCCACTCAGACATAGAAAGAGGATTTATAGCAGCTGAAATCATAAACTACGAAGACCTAATAAAAATAGGCTCAATACAAAAAGCAAAAGAGCTTGGATTAGTAAGAATAGAAGGAAAAGATTACGAAGTAAAAGACGGAGATGTAATATACTTTAGATTTAACGTGTAA
- a CDS encoding SAM hydrolase/SAM-dependent halogenase family protein: protein MRRTVALLTDFGLKDGFVGAVKGVLLSINPDLNIVDISHEITSFDILEAAIVLNTTYKYFPQNTIFMCVVDPGVGTSRKPIAVKTKDYYFVAPDNGLLTLALKNQQIEKIVHIKNYHLKSDTNTFHGRDIFAPACGYLSKGVSIEDLGEVIQEYKKLPNIDPIEKDHKIIGKILMFDKFGNAITNLSYLPQNFKLYYKDYVITEVKNNFLEGEKDKPNLIKGSFGFYELFIPMGSFKEKFNANIGDEILIEY from the coding sequence ATGAGAAGAACAGTTGCACTTCTAACAGATTTTGGATTGAAAGATGGTTTTGTGGGAGCTGTAAAAGGAGTTTTACTGTCTATAAACCCTGATTTAAACATTGTGGATATATCCCACGAGATAACTTCTTTTGATATATTAGAAGCTGCTATAGTTTTAAACACAACCTATAAATACTTTCCACAAAACACCATATTTATGTGTGTAGTTGACCCGGGAGTAGGAACAAGTAGAAAACCTATCGCAGTAAAGACAAAAGATTACTACTTTGTAGCACCTGACAACGGACTTTTAACCCTTGCACTAAAAAACCAACAAATAGAAAAAATAGTACATATAAAAAACTACCACTTAAAATCAGATACAAACACTTTTCATGGCAGAGATATATTCGCACCTGCCTGTGGATACCTATCAAAAGGAGTAAGTATTGAAGATTTAGGAGAAGTTATCCAAGAGTATAAAAAATTACCGAACATTGACCCAATAGAAAAAGACCATAAAATAATAGGTAAAATACTTATGTTTGATAAATTTGGAAACGCAATAACTAACCTGTCTTATCTTCCACAAAACTTTAAACTTTACTACAAAGATTATGTAATAACAGAAGTTAAAAATAACTTTTTAGAGGGAGAGAAGGACAAGCCAAACCTTATAAAAGGAAGTTTTGGATTTTACGAGCTTTTTATACCTATGGGAAGTTTCAAAGAAAAGTTTAACGCCAACATTGGAGATGAAATTTTGATAGAATATTAA
- the cmk gene encoding (d)CMP kinase, whose protein sequence is MIIAIDGPAGSGKSTIAKLLAKKLGFTYIDTGAMYRALALKVINLSLDPNNEEEVLKVLENTKIDLVDDKVFLDGQDVSAHIRTEEVGNVASIVARYKKVREEMVNKQRQIGINAKNAVIEGRDAGTKIFPDADLKIFMTASPEVRAQRRVQQLKEKGFLVDYNHILQKIIERDKMDYERKESPLRPTQDYIIIDTTDKTIEEVISYIENLIKK, encoded by the coding sequence ATGATAATAGCAATAGATGGTCCTGCAGGTAGTGGCAAAAGTACAATAGCAAAATTACTTGCAAAAAAGTTAGGTTTCACATATATAGATACAGGAGCTATGTATAGAGCTTTAGCACTTAAAGTTATAAATCTATCATTAGACCCAAACAACGAAGAAGAAGTATTAAAGGTCTTAGAAAACACAAAGATAGATTTAGTGGACGATAAAGTTTTTCTTGATGGACAAGATGTATCAGCTCATATAAGGACAGAAGAAGTTGGCAATGTAGCCTCAATTGTAGCAAGGTATAAAAAGGTAAGAGAAGAAATGGTAAATAAACAACGACAGATAGGAATAAACGCTAAAAATGCAGTTATAGAAGGTAGAGATGCAGGCACTAAAATTTTTCCTGATGCAGACCTAAAAATATTTATGACAGCTTCTCCTGAAGTTAGAGCACAAAGGAGAGTGCAGCAACTAAAAGAAAAAGGCTTTTTAGTAGATTACAATCATATACTCCAAAAGATAATAGAAAGAGATAAAATGGATTACGAAAGAAAAGAATCTCCATTAAGACCAACACAAGACTACATTATAATAGATACAACTGATAAAACCATAGAAGAAGTTATTAGCTACATAGAAAATCTGATAAAAAAATGA
- a CDS encoding HAD family hydrolase: MIVIFDVDGVLIDVSKSYHYSIKDTVDFFSKKDHNIEDLLDIKLSFGINNDWDASLAGILYALSNKDLQTFKNIFKPYSTKLEDFYRFAKEYDIKLPDYKELVEYFENKYRQHRDKESLIIPHEILAAVREKSDVMGVITGRPFLDLDYTFKLFDLYKYFDLIITEDDIPQPHLRKPSSYPMKLFFKKFEYKNPTYYIGDTLADYLMVYNYNKEEGKNVEFILLENNHNSNLPSKIKVKDPQKLLEVIR, encoded by the coding sequence ATGATAGTTATTTTTGATGTTGATGGTGTTTTGATTGATGTTAGCAAGTCCTACCATTACTCTATAAAAGATACAGTTGATTTTTTTTCTAAAAAAGACCACAACATAGAAGACCTTCTTGATATAAAGTTGTCTTTTGGAATTAATAACGACTGGGATGCTTCTTTGGCAGGTATTTTATACGCTTTATCCAATAAAGATTTACAAACATTTAAAAATATCTTTAAGCCATACAGTACAAAACTTGAAGATTTCTATAGATTTGCAAAAGAGTATGATATAAAACTTCCTGATTACAAAGAGCTTGTTGAGTACTTTGAAAACAAGTACAGACAACACAGAGATAAAGAAAGTCTCATAATTCCCCATGAAATTTTAGCAGCTGTTAGAGAAAAATCTGATGTTATGGGAGTGATAACAGGAAGACCATTTTTAGATTTAGACTACACTTTTAAACTGTTTGATTTATACAAATACTTTGACCTGATAATTACAGAAGATGATATACCCCAGCCCCACCTTAGAAAACCATCTTCTTACCCTATGAAGCTATTTTTTAAAAAGTTTGAGTATAAAAACCCTACATACTATATAGGAGATACATTAGCAGACTACCTTATGGTTTATAACTACAACAAAGAAGAAGGAAAAAATGTAGAGTTTATACTTCTTGAAAACAATCACAACTCAAATCTCCCATCAAAAATTAAAGTAAAAGACCCACAAAAACTGTTAGAGGTGATTAGATGA
- a CDS encoding cytochrome-c peroxidase, with protein sequence MKKLSIMALSALVAVGSIAGYTVAQQKINDKDLLNQAKNYFQPLPKEIPAPSDNPTTKEKVQLGKMLYYDPRLSLSGVISCNTCHNLATYGVDGVETSLGHKFQTGGKNAPTVLNAGFHIAQFWDGRAKTLEDQAKGPVLNPVEMSMPDPNLVIERLKTIEGYVAEFKKAFPNEKDPVNYDNVAKAIAAFERTLVTPSRFDEFLKGNTKALTQKEKEGLKLFMEKGCASCHNGVAIGGTMFQKFGVVKPYPYQDTNDLGRYNVTKNEADKYVYKVPSLRNVTRTYPYFHDGKVWDIREAVKIMGETQLGITLTDDEIDKIVAFLDSTTGKIPEDALKMPVLPPSSPKTPKPRI encoded by the coding sequence ATGAAGAAGTTGTCCATAATGGCTTTGTCTGCCTTAGTAGCTGTTGGTTCAATAGCAGGATACACCGTAGCACAGCAGAAAATTAACGACAAAGACCTTTTAAACCAAGCAAAAAACTACTTCCAACCACTACCTAAAGAAATTCCAGCTCCTTCTGACAACCCTACAACTAAAGAAAAAGTTCAGCTTGGTAAAATGCTCTACTACGACCCAAGACTATCTTTAAGTGGTGTTATCAGCTGTAATACTTGCCACAACTTAGCAACTTACGGAGTTGATGGAGTTGAGACATCTTTAGGACATAAGTTCCAAACAGGTGGTAAAAACGCTCCAACAGTTTTAAATGCAGGCTTCCATATAGCTCAATTCTGGGATGGAAGAGCTAAGACTCTCGAAGACCAAGCAAAAGGACCAGTACTCAATCCTGTTGAGATGTCAATGCCGGACCCTAACCTTGTGATAGAGAGATTAAAAACTATAGAAGGTTATGTAGCAGAGTTTAAAAAGGCATTTCCTAATGAAAAAGACCCTGTTAACTATGATAACGTAGCAAAAGCAATAGCTGCTTTCGAAAGAACCTTAGTAACACCTTCAAGATTTGATGAATTTTTAAAAGGTAATACAAAGGCTTTAACTCAAAAAGAGAAAGAAGGTTTAAAACTTTTCATGGAAAAGGGATGTGCTTCTTGTCATAATGGAGTGGCTATAGGTGGAACTATGTTCCAAAAATTCGGTGTAGTTAAACCTTATCCATACCAAGACACTAACGATTTAGGAAGGTACAACGTAACTAAAAACGAAGCTGATAAGTATGTTTACAAAGTGCCTTCTTTAAGAAACGTAACAAGAACATATCCTTACTTCCACGATGGAAAGGTATGGGATATAAGAGAAGCTGTTAAGATAATGGGAGAAACTCAACTTGGAATAACGTTAACTGATGATGAAATAGATAAGATTGTTGCATTCTTAGACTCTACAACTGGTAAAATCCCAGAAGATGCATTAAAAATGCCAGTATTACCACCATCTTCTCCAAAAACACCAAAACCAAGAATATAA
- a CDS encoding molybdopterin-dependent oxidoreductase, with amino-acid sequence MKRRNFLKFISLSLIFHNISFAGLLDYFKKSKEELPPEGKYTPEDKLFIVDIKGVPSEVKNLNLKEYKLKVFGKVKNNTYLSLDEIKSLKSVEREVILECVSNVRGDKIGKIKVKGVLLQDILQIANPDKTAKEVVFRSFDGYHTSIELDYIKNYHPLIVYGINKDENGKVIKDLSIDHGYPLRVICPEKWGYKSAKWLKEIEIVDYDYKGYWEKTGWSDRALRRVDYFDVK; translated from the coding sequence ATGAAAAGGAGAAATTTTTTAAAATTTATCAGTTTATCCTTAATCTTTCATAATATCTCATTTGCTGGATTGTTAGACTACTTTAAAAAGTCAAAAGAAGAACTTCCTCCAGAAGGGAAATATACACCTGAAGATAAACTGTTTATAGTTGACATAAAAGGTGTACCTTCTGAAGTAAAAAATTTAAACTTAAAAGAGTATAAATTAAAAGTTTTTGGAAAGGTTAAAAATAACACTTATCTATCTCTAGATGAAATTAAGTCTTTAAAATCTGTTGAAAGGGAAGTTATTTTGGAATGTGTATCTAACGTAAGAGGAGATAAAATAGGAAAAATAAAAGTTAAAGGAGTTTTACTACAGGATATATTACAGATAGCAAATCCAGATAAAACAGCTAAGGAAGTAGTATTTAGGTCTTTTGATGGCTATCATACAAGTATAGAGTTAGATTATATAAAAAACTACCACCCTTTAATAGTTTACGGTATAAACAAAGATGAAAACGGTAAAGTTATAAAAGATTTATCAATAGACCACGGTTATCCTTTGAGAGTTATCTGTCCAGAAAAATGGGGTTATAAATCTGCAAAATGGTTAAAAGAGATAGAAATTGTAGATTATGACTACAAAGGTTATTGGGAAAAAACTGGTTGGAGTGATAGAGCTCTAAGAAGAGTAGATTACTTTGATGTTAAATAA
- a CDS encoding ZIP family metal transporter: protein METTVVAIAGSFLAGLATVLGVLPVFLGKKVSPVMQDILLGFSGGIMLSASFFSLLAPAIEMANSIFEKHLAIFIVSIGLLTGAVVFLIADRFIPEDYFIRIYQNSDSKTLKKMWLFVLAITIHNFPEGMSSSLGFLTGDLGKGISLATGIGIQNIPEGLAVALALYLNNFSKKDIFLITFLTAVVEPIGGVVAVLLFSISHYILPIGLSFAAGAMLFVVSKEMIPQTHKKGFETQATFGLMLGFVVMMILDNLFG from the coding sequence ATGGAAACAACAGTAGTAGCTATTGCTGGAAGCTTTTTAGCAGGTTTAGCTACAGTTTTAGGTGTTTTACCTGTATTTTTAGGTAAGAAGGTATCTCCTGTTATGCAGGATATTCTTTTAGGGTTTAGTGGTGGGATTATGCTGTCTGCTTCATTTTTTTCTCTACTTGCTCCAGCTATAGAGATGGCAAACAGTATATTTGAAAAACATTTAGCAATTTTTATAGTTTCTATTGGATTACTTACAGGTGCAGTTGTATTTTTAATTGCTGATAGATTTATTCCAGAAGATTACTTTATAAGGATATATCAAAACTCTGACAGTAAAACCTTAAAAAAGATGTGGCTTTTTGTACTTGCAATTACAATCCACAACTTTCCAGAAGGAATGTCATCATCTCTTGGATTTTTAACAGGAGATTTAGGGAAAGGTATATCCCTTGCAACGGGTATTGGTATTCAAAACATTCCAGAAGGATTAGCTGTAGCTTTGGCTTTATATTTAAACAACTTTTCAAAGAAAGATATATTTTTAATAACTTTTTTAACTGCAGTAGTAGAGCCTATAGGTGGAGTTGTTGCGGTTTTACTTTTTTCTATATCCCATTATATCCTACCAATAGGACTTTCTTTTGCAGCTGGGGCTATGCTTTTTGTTGTTAGTAAAGAGATGATTCCTCAAACTCATAAAAAAGGTTTTGAAACACAGGCTACTTTTGGACTGATGCTTGGTTTTGTTGTAATGATGATTTTAGATAATTTATTTGGTTAA
- a CDS encoding TlpA family protein disulfide reductase yields MFKKFASVVLLLVGLSFANPQDLIGKKFVDFYGKDESGKVVKASEYIGKGKPAVIVYWAIGDVDTYKVLPKINQLYKKYKDKVIFIAPLLSVSNPKEVQEAKKFIPIDMPVWLAGSDSIKGYSIEKVDVPYLVFIDKNGNIVDIMTTARDIKKIEENIKKLL; encoded by the coding sequence ATGTTTAAAAAATTTGCTTCTGTTGTGTTGCTTTTGGTAGGATTGTCTTTTGCCAATCCTCAAGACTTAATAGGTAAAAAATTTGTTGACTTTTATGGAAAAGATGAAAGTGGCAAGGTAGTTAAGGCGTCTGAGTATATTGGAAAGGGTAAGCCAGCTGTAATAGTATACTGGGCTATAGGAGATGTAGACACGTATAAAGTATTACCAAAAATAAATCAGTTGTATAAAAAGTATAAAGATAAGGTTATTTTTATAGCTCCTTTACTTAGTGTCTCTAATCCAAAGGAAGTCCAAGAAGCAAAAAAATTTATTCCTATTGATATGCCTGTATGGCTTGCTGGTAGTGATTCTATAAAAGGATACTCTATTGAAAAAGTAGACGTTCCATATCTGGTATTTATTGACAAAAACGGTAATATTGTAGACATAATGACTACAGCAAGAGATATTAAGAAGATAGAAGAAAATATTAAAAAATTACTATAA
- a CDS encoding 4a-hydroxytetrahydrobiopterin dehydratase has translation MENKTALTREEVLKALEDLEGWQLEFKCITRRFYIEDWAKITAFLKEVANAIEKTNHHPDIIFHTATKTITISTTTHSHGGITQADIDLAKALNQSLEKILG, from the coding sequence ATGGAAAACAAAACAGCTTTAACAAGAGAAGAAGTTCTAAAAGCGTTAGAGGATTTAGAAGGTTGGCAGTTAGAGTTTAAATGTATTACAAGAAGGTTTTATATAGAGGACTGGGCTAAAATAACAGCATTCTTAAAGGAAGTAGCAAACGCAATAGAAAAAACAAACCATCATCCAGATATTATTTTCCACACCGCAACAAAAACCATTACAATCTCAACTACAACCCATAGTCATGGAGGTATTACCCAAGCAGATATTGATTTAGCTAAAGCTTTAAATCAATCCCTTGAAAAAATCTTAGGTTAG